The following coding sequences lie in one Rissa tridactyla isolate bRisTri1 chromosome Z, bRisTri1.patW.cur.20221130, whole genome shotgun sequence genomic window:
- the GPX8 gene encoding probable glutathione peroxidase 8 isoform X2, translating to MEPLTTTYPLKYSVPKARVFVVFLSMVLCTAILCLLQLRFFKPKIKDFYSFEVKDSRGRIVSLEKYRGKILQRKSLDGISGNTLSVLRVKL from the exons ATGGAGCCTCTCACAACTACTTATCCTCTGAAATACTCAGTGCCCAAAGCAAGGGTCTTTGTTGTCTTTCTGTCAATGGTTTTGTGTACTGCCATTCTCTGCCTGCTGCAACTCAGATTTTTTAAACCCAAAATCAAGGATTTTTATTCTTTCGAAGTCAAGGATTCACGAGGAAGGATCGTTTCCTTGGAGAAGTACAGAGGGAAA ATTCTTCAAAGAAAGAGCCTCGATGGAATTTCTGGAAATACCTTGTCAGTCCTGAGGGTAAAGTTGTGA
- the GPX8 gene encoding probable glutathione peroxidase 8 isoform X1 — protein sequence MEPLTTTYPLKYSVPKARVFVVFLSMVLCTAILCLLQLRFFKPKIKDFYSFEVKDSRGRIVSLEKYRGKATLVVNVASYCQHTDKNYIALQELHREFGPSHFTVLAFPCNQFGESEPSSSQEVESFARGNYGVTFPVFHKIKILGSEAEPAFKFLIDSSKKEPRWNFWKYLVSPEGKVVKFWRPEEPIESIKPEVASLIRQIIMKKREDL from the exons ATGGAGCCTCTCACAACTACTTATCCTCTGAAATACTCAGTGCCCAAAGCAAGGGTCTTTGTTGTCTTTCTGTCAATGGTTTTGTGTACTGCCATTCTCTGCCTGCTGCAACTCAGATTTTTTAAACCCAAAATCAAGGATTTTTATTCTTTCGAAGTCAAGGATTCACGAGGAAGGATCGTTTCCTTGGAGAAGTACAGAGGGAAA GCAACTTTGGTTGTAAACGTGGCCAGTTACTGCCAACACACAGACAAAAATTACATCGCACTGCAAGAACTACACAGAGAGTTTGGTCCCTCCCATTTcactgtgctggcttttccctgCAACCAGTTTGGAGAATCAGAGCCTAGTTCAAGCCAGGAAGTAGAATCTTTTGCCAGAGGAAACTATGGAGTGACATTCCCTGTTTTCCACAAAATCAAGATCCTAGGATCAGAAGCAGAGCCCGCCTTTAAATTTCTAATAG ATTCTTCAAAGAAAGAGCCTCGATGGAATTTCTGGAAATACCTTGTCAGTCCTGAGGGTAAAGTTGTGAAATTCTGGAGACCTGAAGAGCCCATAGAAAGTATCAAGCCAGAAGTAGCATCATTAATCAGGCAGATTatcatgaaaaaaagagaagacctCTGA